Within Telopea speciosissima isolate NSW1024214 ecotype Mountain lineage chromosome 8, Tspe_v1, whole genome shotgun sequence, the genomic segment AGACGGCCACCACTGTTGTATGCCCCACCAGATTCACCAACCCAGGCAGAAGCCCATGGACCATGCTTTTGAATGGTATCTTCAAGACTGCTGAAAGTCTGTGATATTTGACTTAACTGCTGAGGATCCAATATCGTTTTCACCAGATTGGGATCATCACCTGAAAACAGAGAACAGTCACAGACAGTTCTAGCAGATAGCAAGCTACAGTACACAATGGAGCCAACTATATAACAGAGAAGctacactcccccccccccccccaccctttaGGTAGAAGTAAAACATTTCAAAAGATTGATATGATTGATCTCTCCCCAGGATCTAATAAGCACACAGATGATACAAGGTTTGAATCAGCTACTGATGCACAATAAATAAACCAGAACTCACCACCATTAATGGGCCAGACCTAGTAGATATGCTAGAAACTCTACCAAGAATGGCTAAATGTACCACATAGAACCTTCACCTGGTCCTGGCCATATGCTatttgttatgtatgtctcgaattcttggacccgtttcgaagaatgacccgccccgacatttttggtggcgacccgaatggaactttttttCTGAGATTTGTGATGGTAGCATCGGCCCAAGCCCGGAGCCCATCACTGATCTCGTTGGGGGCGCGGGGGCTTTGCCCCCGCGGTACGGTTCGACCCAATGGATCGACCCGAATCCAATGGAAGAGTATTTATGTTCCTTACCCACTTTATTGTAAAGTGAGAGGAAGATCTTTGGGGTTTTCGTTCTAGGGTTTCTGAGAGAGTGCAGCAGCAgtgatttgggtgttcttgagagtttccattgtaatttttctccaatttacatagtgaatcatcttcgtcttcgcccgtggatgtagcacaccatactggtgtgtgaaccatgttatatctctgtgttcttttgcttgattcttgtttcttttcgtgattttgttggtgtttgctataacactatttatagtccctttttttggggggggggggtagtttAGAAGACTCAGATTCCAGTAGACAATTCATTCCCCAAAAGTGAGGGAAAAGGGAGAATCATCAATTACTGAGAGAGGTAACTATGATCACCCGACATTGATGTGCACTTtggcataaataaaataataaaattacaaacaaaaatTTCATATCTAAGAttattttaatggagaatttCTGTACACAAAGGATTGTTTCCCAAATGCACATTTCTTATTTGAAATTACTTTTTCCATGCTACTCATAATCACTCTATTATACAGATTGCACATAAATAGAAGGAAAACTTATATTACCTCACCCACCTGGACCCAGATTGTATATATGATGTGTCACAACATTGACCACATCTGACCCTGAAACCTGAAGAAACTCAGTATACCACTGCTGATCATAGAACCCTCCTGGTGCTAAAATCAATGGTCTTCGATTGGACGTCCCATATAAATCACTGATGAGAGCTTTAAGGTTGATTAAGTCTTTCCCATACTGTTGAGCACCAACACTTGCACCAACCCCATTTCCACTCAACTCGTTTCCTGATATAGGAAAAGAATGTGCTAGGGTAAGAGAAACATGATAAGATGAAAACAGAAAAGCTTTTTACTTATTAAAATACTGTACCAAATTCCCATGAATCGATTTGGTATCCCTTGGAAATGGTGTACTTGATAAAATCACGGGCATTAGTGGGGTCCCAAGCGCCTAACCAAgcaccattttgggtgttgtGCCTCCCATACAGCGCATTCAGACCAAATGTCACAAATACTCTGCAACCAAAGATTCTGAAATCAACTAAACTACTAGTTCAAGTAACCATGGGATAGAATTCTAACAAGTTTACGATTCTCCCTATTTCCTTTGAAATAGAAGGACAAAATCTTGGTAAATTTTGAATAACTTTTAAAATTGGAATCATTTACAGAGAAAAGTTTGAAGAGCCCCAATACGCCAAAAGTTACCTAGAGCATATTTGATTAGTCTATGCTGACTTTAACTACAAATGTAAGAAAAATAAACATTATTGTTCAGATAATATGTACTTTATTAGTAGAAGCAAGATCTTCATCCACAACTGAGAAGGAAGGGAGAGTTCTAATGAAACAATAAGCAGAGATTCCAAGAAGGAAAATGACCAAGTAGAGCAGGGATCCACAGTCTACAACGCTGTTTCAACACTTTGCCATTGGAATCTTCCCCACTGCAAAGCCTCTAGCTCTTACATCAATCAGAAGGTTCCAAATCAAAAGATCACAGCCCTGGCCGTAGATCCATGCTTGTTCTTCCAATGCCTAGTGCAAATGGGTGGAAGTTCCTGATTTGGAGAGTGGACAAACTGGAACACTTTCAAGCCAACAAAACTCAATAAGAAAGCTTGCATAGAATAAAATGTTGGTTTATTTTAAAAGTTCTGTTGGATGTTGAGGAATAAGACGgcattttcattttcaagcaCAAGCTAAAATAGTAATAAAGATCATCAGTTCATAGAGACATCATAAACAACTCAAATTTCCAATTAAGGGGGAAGCCACGATTCAAGGGCTAAAATTGCCAAGCTGTATTAACACTAGAATCTTCAAGTAACATAAATAAGGAGAGGCTTACCCTGTCTTACTAAATAAGTTGTTGAGTTCATCCCACCTAGCCATTGGTAAACAGCCCTTGGAAAACCCAAACAGTCCACCAGACATCTTTCTAAATGGGGTGCATGAAGAATTCAAATTTCCAACATCATACACAACTTGGTCTTGTAAAGAACCTCCAATTCTTATTCTCAGTGTCTTGAAAGCTGTTACATCAGGAGCCAGGATAAGGAGATAAGTGGACAGAGTATTAGTAGTCTTATTTAAATGACTCAAACTAAATAGTCCAGACCACAAACCTTGGATAGCCTTGGTAAGCAAAGGATGAGACAAGTCCTaagaagatttaaaaaaaaaaaaaaactcagtttCTGCCCAGTCTCAAAAATTACAATGGTTAGCTTTGATTACATTAAAAACAAATTATACTCTGAAtagtaataaataaaaaagtgaTTAATCCTCACCAGATTTAGAACAGAGGATTCGTCCCATGGGCATTGTTGATAGTTACACTTCTCTGGAGGCCACCAATCAATAGTAGCACAGATGAAATTGTTGCTGGTCTCAGCAATTGTTGTGGTCCCTTTAACTACAATGGTTACCTCTGCAAGATCTTGAGCTAAAATCCCATGGATAGAGGACAgtaagagaaaaaggaggagatgCAACCCCATTCTGAGATGGATACAATTGCTTCAGCACCAATGCAACTCCAACAATTTAAActgcccaaaaagaaaagaaattaaacaTCAATCCATCcataagttttaaaaaatatataaagttTGCCTTTTATCACTTGTTATTAATCAACCAAACAAAGATCGGAACAACATACAAATTTTGAAGATTATGTTCAATGTTGAAattaaaaacccacaaaaatcaGGTAAAGAACAAGGTTGCTTGCTGCCACAAACAAAAAGGTATTGAAATTATGTTTTTGACAAAAaccaaagaagatgaagacgGGTTTGACAGAAGTTAACAAAAACTCCAATCAAATTTTTTACACAAACCCAACACCCATTTGAACCAAAGAAATTAGTCCTCAAATCTGACCTTTTACCAGTGAAAGCTTGGAGTAAGAGAAACCAAGGTGAGAAGCACAGTTAGTCGTAAAATTCCCATCTTAAGAATGACGGGAACGAAACGAATAAGAATCACAACTCTGTTTTAAAGAACATCAAAGGCTCTGCTTTCCCTTTTAATGTCTCAGACAGCAAATGACAGACATAATTCAAAGCTATCAATACAAAAGCATAAAAATTTCTGTGTAACCCAACTGAAAAGTCTGAAAACCAACCTCAATAGACAGCAATTCATCAGTAATTGAGCTCACTAAACCCGTGAATCTGCATTGTCGGCAAAACACAACAACGCCCTTTACATGTTTTGCTAAAACGTAaagatttcttttcttctacgTATAGCGTTCCTTCTACTCTGCACTTTGCAGCCATCATTATCAAGCGAGCTTACCTCAATTTGGGCCAAGAATATATCTATGAGATTCCGCCCTTGTTGCACACTAGGCATCATATTTCGTCGCAGATTTTGAGCTTATCTTAAACAGGACATT encodes:
- the LOC122671697 gene encoding heparanase-like protein 1, with amino-acid sequence MGLHLLLFLLLSSIHGILAQDLAEVTIVVKGTTTIAETSNNFICATIDWWPPEKCNYQQCPWDESSVLNLDLSHPLLTKAIQAFKTLRIRIGGSLQDQVVYDVGNLNSSCTPFRKMSGGLFGFSKGCLPMARWDELNNLFSKTGVFVTFGLNALYGRHNTQNGAWLGAWDPTNARDFIKYTISKGYQIDSWEFGNELSGNGVGASVGAQQYGKDLINLKALISDLYGTSNRRPLILAPGGFYDQQWYTEFLQVSGSDVVNVVTHHIYNLGPGDDPNLVKTILDPQQLSQISQTFSSLEDTIQKHGPWASAWVGESGGAYNSGGRLVSDTFVNSFWYLDQLGMSSMYNTKAYCRQTLIGGNYGLLNTTTFVPNPDYYSALLWHRLMGEGVLAVDSDASPFLRVYAHCSKGREGATLLLINLSSETEFRITVQNSMNINLHVKEETIHRGNSFMHGFKRTVSWVGRKASDEAELREEYHLTPKDGYLQSQTMVLNGTPLELTEGGDIPKLEPVLVDVKSPISIAPLSIAFVALPNFEARACSRGEAKYQLHIHKPH